From Haloglomus litoreum, the proteins below share one genomic window:
- a CDS encoding BtrH N-terminal domain-containing protein: MRIDGFEHATGAHCGSTSLRNLADHYDWDLSEPACFGLGSGLGFVFLELPVSPWRLFIGRPLWLESAFFENLAVPHTERRGDDWDRAWSDVKGHLDAGDPVLVFVDLYYLDYYDTDTHFAPHSLLVVGYDEDADATEAPHADPDAGTGVAYMADSEFEEVQPLPLSSLRDAWAATDMLPLDNRYIVTEGDPQADVGTAARDAIRETARYMLDPATASRDTLGDRLGLGTHGLPGMRAFADSMAEWPELEDPTWVARFAYQNVERRGTGGGAFRGLYAPFLDELGADAGLGERFAEEMHAIAGDWSSLAAVLYEASETDDEMAPLLEEAAERVHAVADREERFYEDVLAALE; this comes from the coding sequence ATGCGAATCGACGGGTTCGAGCACGCGACGGGCGCCCACTGTGGCTCCACCTCCCTGCGCAACCTCGCCGACCACTACGACTGGGACCTCTCCGAGCCGGCCTGTTTCGGGCTCGGGTCGGGCCTGGGCTTCGTCTTCCTCGAACTGCCGGTCTCCCCCTGGCGGCTGTTCATCGGCCGGCCGCTGTGGCTCGAATCGGCCTTCTTCGAGAACCTCGCGGTCCCGCACACGGAGCGCCGCGGCGACGACTGGGACCGGGCCTGGAGCGACGTGAAGGGCCACCTCGACGCCGGCGACCCGGTGCTGGTGTTCGTCGACCTCTACTACCTCGACTACTACGACACGGACACCCACTTCGCGCCCCACTCGCTGCTGGTCGTGGGCTACGACGAGGACGCGGACGCGACCGAGGCGCCCCATGCCGACCCGGACGCGGGAACGGGCGTCGCGTACATGGCCGACAGCGAGTTCGAGGAGGTTCAGCCGCTCCCGCTGTCTTCCCTGCGGGACGCGTGGGCAGCCACGGACATGCTCCCGCTGGACAACCGCTACATCGTCACGGAAGGCGACCCGCAGGCAGACGTGGGGACGGCCGCCCGCGACGCCATCCGGGAGACGGCCCGGTACATGCTCGACCCCGCCACCGCGAGCCGGGACACCCTCGGGGACCGGCTGGGGCTGGGCACGCACGGCCTGCCGGGGATGCGCGCGTTCGCCGACTCGATGGCCGAGTGGCCCGAGCTGGAGGACCCGACGTGGGTCGCCCGGTTCGCCTACCAGAACGTCGAGCGCCGGGGGACCGGCGGCGGCGCGTTCCGGGGCCTGTACGCGCCGTTCCTCGACGAACTCGGGGCCGACGCCGGGCTGGGCGAGCGGTTCGCCGAGGAGATGCACGCCATCGCGGGCGACTGGTCCTCGCTCGCCGCGGTGCTGTACGAGGCCAGCGAGACCGACGACGAGATGGCGCCGCTGCTCGAGGAGGCCGCCGAGCGCGTCCACGCCGTCGCCGACCGGGAGGAGCGGTTCTACGAGGACGTGCTCGCGGCGCTGGAGTGA
- a CDS encoding PaaI family thioesterase translates to MDVESMFEYMPFNREVGIEITHAEDGHAEGRIDLEDRHSSSPLTRVAHGGVTYALADTVGGAAVISAVEDITPTIDMRIDYLAPGTGEVMLGEADCTRVGESVATVDVVITDGEGERLATARGTYKTGGDSSDSAWDAEETRSRLEEG, encoded by the coding sequence ATGGACGTCGAGTCGATGTTCGAGTACATGCCGTTCAACCGGGAGGTCGGCATCGAGATCACGCACGCCGAGGACGGCCACGCCGAGGGCCGTATCGACCTCGAGGACCGCCACTCCTCCAGCCCGCTCACGCGCGTCGCCCACGGCGGTGTCACGTACGCGCTCGCGGACACGGTCGGCGGCGCCGCCGTCATCTCGGCGGTCGAGGACATCACCCCCACCATCGACATGCGCATCGACTACCTCGCCCCGGGGACGGGCGAGGTGATGCTGGGCGAGGCCGACTGCACCCGCGTCGGCGAGAGCGTGGCGACCGTCGACGTGGTCATCACCGATGGGGAGGGTGAGCGGCTCGCGACAGCGCGTGGGACGTACAAGACGGGCGGCGACTCCAGCGACTCGGCGTGGGACGCCGAGGAGACGCGGAGCCGGCTCGAGGAGGGGTAG
- a CDS encoding DUF5784 family protein has protein sequence MAGPLRFRRSREHWGTDRVRRELLEPLDERFGATLTDPWFTPEGYEARRLEMDNGDFALFCWTHSNRTAPDGESPDGGPDAYWLGNTETPETLWRTDKYTFDEAPPEVGAWAESELFARLEVEEPWLARHEHLSRFFLPVLFSKDGRETTREFFADHAAGFPDADRDDALAYYDAFLATGVLDEYRYTMAAKLGTSEGGDWFRMAATMSEFTVAKLLTDADLDFVPEVQLDSGHALDFRVDGQLVEVTRPRPPTRRRADTAVAAVRQTGKSKNDGQLREHPNTLLLVDCSSFRDDEWRRVAGERPQVAHRPTIVFRARPDGSFEGYRVGGCPLDLGTVIDWQD, from the coding sequence GTGGCAGGGCCACTGCGCTTCCGCCGGTCGCGCGAGCACTGGGGGACCGACCGGGTCCGTCGCGAGCTGCTGGAGCCGCTGGACGAGCGGTTCGGCGCCACCCTCACGGACCCGTGGTTCACCCCCGAGGGCTACGAGGCCCGGCGGCTGGAGATGGACAACGGCGACTTCGCCCTGTTCTGCTGGACGCACAGCAACCGGACCGCGCCCGACGGTGAGTCCCCGGACGGGGGACCGGACGCCTACTGGCTCGGGAACACGGAGACCCCCGAGACCCTGTGGCGGACGGACAAGTACACCTTCGACGAGGCGCCGCCCGAGGTGGGTGCGTGGGCCGAGAGCGAGCTGTTCGCCCGGCTGGAGGTCGAGGAGCCGTGGCTGGCGCGCCACGAGCACCTCTCGCGGTTCTTCCTCCCGGTGCTGTTCTCGAAGGACGGCCGGGAGACGACCCGGGAGTTCTTCGCCGACCACGCCGCCGGCTTCCCCGACGCCGACCGCGACGACGCGCTCGCGTACTACGACGCCTTCCTGGCGACCGGGGTGCTGGACGAGTACCGCTACACGATGGCGGCCAAGCTCGGCACCTCGGAGGGCGGCGACTGGTTCCGCATGGCCGCGACCATGTCCGAGTTCACGGTCGCGAAGCTGCTGACCGACGCCGACCTCGACTTCGTGCCGGAGGTCCAGCTGGACAGCGGCCACGCGCTGGACTTCCGGGTCGACGGGCAACTCGTGGAGGTGACCCGCCCCCGGCCGCCGACCCGGCGCCGGGCCGACACCGCCGTCGCCGCCGTCCGGCAGACCGGGAAATCGAAGAACGACGGCCAGCTGCGCGAGCACCCGAACACGCTCCTGCTGGTCGACTGCTCGTCCTTCCGGGACGACGAGTGGCGCCGGGTCGCGGGCGAGCGCCCGCAGGTCGCCCACCGCCCGACCATCGTCTTCCGCGCCCGGCCGGACGGGAGCTTCGAGGGCTACCGCGTGGGCGGCTGCCCGCTCGACCTCGGCACCGTCATCGACTGGCAGGACTGA
- a CDS encoding DUF5786 family protein, with the protein MGMGSFDEHEHERREEKSTTVDTDFDDERNEYRGKVEFDSGDSTEALLDQFKEIKEGR; encoded by the coding sequence ATGGGCATGGGAAGCTTTGACGAGCACGAGCACGAGCGACGCGAGGAGAAGTCGACCACCGTGGACACCGACTTCGATGACGAGCGGAACGAGTACCGGGGGAAGGTGGAGTTCGACTCCGGCGACTCAACGGAGGCGCTCCTGGACCAGTTCAAGGAGATCAAGGAAGGGCGCTGA
- a CDS encoding DUF7530 family protein translates to MASQTSRKPEFGETWVYESIISALPGLDLSQPVAIAIQLAVFEVGILALAAYYGLWNAAIAGTAAVFVAAVGSAEMLRISTLTRAVPVPESYRRLLFGSSVEVVLAVLAYIALITHLFVFDPASGGTPLVERLFGPEPPVLVVYLTLLVLWDVCYRIGTNWWASVTALWRSARFRFEPETARAFQRADLETVAFGLLQLLLVPFITDFPVLLATIVAHVAAVTTVCGLSVVLLQVRMPST, encoded by the coding sequence ATGGCCTCGCAGACCAGCCGGAAGCCGGAGTTCGGCGAGACCTGGGTGTACGAGAGCATCATCTCGGCCCTGCCGGGGCTCGACCTCTCACAGCCCGTGGCCATCGCCATCCAGCTCGCGGTCTTCGAGGTGGGTATCCTCGCACTCGCGGCGTACTACGGGCTGTGGAACGCCGCCATCGCCGGGACCGCGGCCGTCTTCGTCGCCGCGGTGGGGAGCGCGGAGATGCTCCGCATCAGCACCCTCACCCGCGCGGTGCCGGTCCCGGAGTCGTACCGGCGGCTCCTGTTCGGCTCCAGCGTCGAGGTGGTGCTGGCGGTGCTCGCGTACATCGCACTCATCACGCACCTGTTCGTATTCGACCCGGCCTCCGGCGGGACGCCGCTCGTCGAGCGGCTGTTCGGGCCGGAGCCGCCGGTGCTGGTGGTCTACCTGACGCTGCTCGTGCTGTGGGACGTCTGCTACCGCATCGGGACGAACTGGTGGGCGTCGGTGACGGCGCTGTGGCGGTCGGCCCGGTTCCGCTTCGAGCCCGAGACCGCGCGGGCCTTCCAGCGGGCCGACCTGGAGACGGTCGCGTTCGGCCTCCTCCAGTTGCTCCTCGTCCCGTTCATCACGGACTTCCCGGTGCTGCTCGCGACCATCGTCGCCCACGTCGCCGCCGTCACGACGGTCTGCGGGCTCTCGGTGGTGCTGTTGCAGGTCCGGATGCCGTCGACGTAG
- a CDS encoding NAD(P)H-binding protein, whose amino-acid sequence MRVLVTGATGFVGGRLVPALLRAGHEVVVLVRNPARYDGPAGVEVVQGDLLEAGWEDALDGVEAAYYLVHSMGAGEAFAERDRRAARSFATAASEAGVDRVVYLGGLGAESDDLSEHLESRREVERVLDEGDYDLTVLRAAVIIGNGSLSFDLIRQLVGRLPVMVTPRWVRTPCQPIAIDDVVAYLVGVLDVPETRADTFEIGGPEILTYEEMLRETARLSGRREPVILPAPVLSPGLSSRWLGLVTDVPTSVAVPLVKGLRNPVVVTDRRIESLVPVDRTTFETAVLRALSPVEVAPPATDTPGIEPDGGVRGRAGRDRDRATADDGGDA is encoded by the coding sequence ATGCGCGTACTGGTCACGGGGGCGACGGGATTCGTCGGCGGGCGGCTGGTTCCGGCGCTGCTCCGGGCAGGCCACGAGGTGGTGGTGCTGGTCCGGAACCCCGCCCGCTACGACGGGCCGGCCGGTGTCGAGGTGGTGCAGGGCGACCTCCTCGAAGCGGGCTGGGAGGACGCCCTCGACGGCGTCGAGGCCGCCTACTACCTCGTCCACTCGATGGGGGCGGGCGAGGCGTTCGCCGAGCGCGACCGCCGGGCGGCCCGGAGCTTCGCGACGGCGGCGAGCGAGGCGGGCGTCGACCGCGTGGTCTACCTCGGCGGCCTGGGTGCCGAGAGCGACGACCTCTCCGAGCACCTTGAATCCCGTCGCGAGGTCGAGCGCGTCCTGGACGAGGGCGACTACGACCTGACGGTCCTGCGGGCGGCCGTCATCATCGGCAACGGGTCGCTCTCCTTCGACCTGATCCGGCAGCTCGTGGGCCGCCTCCCCGTGATGGTCACGCCCCGGTGGGTCCGGACGCCGTGCCAGCCCATCGCCATCGACGACGTGGTCGCGTACCTCGTCGGCGTCCTCGACGTTCCCGAGACCCGGGCGGACACCTTCGAGATCGGCGGCCCGGAGATCCTCACGTACGAGGAGATGCTCCGCGAGACCGCGCGCCTGTCGGGTCGGCGCGAGCCGGTCATCCTCCCGGCGCCCGTCCTCTCGCCGGGGCTCTCCTCGCGGTGGCTCGGCCTCGTGACGGACGTGCCGACCTCGGTCGCGGTGCCACTGGTGAAGGGGCTGCGCAATCCGGTCGTCGTCACGGACCGGCGCATCGAGTCGCTCGTCCCGGTCGACCGGACGACGTTCGAGACGGCGGTCCTGCGGGCGCTCTCCCCGGTCGAGGTCGCCCCCCCGGCGACGGACACGCCGGGAATCGAACCCGATGGTGGCGTCCGGGGGCGGGCGGGGAGGGACCGCGATAGAGCGACGGCGGACGACGGAGGGGACGCCTGA
- a CDS encoding beta-propeller domain-containing protein, whose amino-acid sequence MIPRTVALVVLVLVASVTGAVTLADQNTVETPEDDRDPSSDTPTTTPAPSVDRAPEPSGEVLGLTTADSDEAFRAYLDRAQRVAGGYDRVTFDRGAPTRMTATPMETASAGASVSLGAQAASADGGDAAGGAGGGAPSRRVGGTNVQVVGVDEPDVVKTVGDRFYVQRLGREVGTGGTSVVAATPPAEARVTAALDRSGRMLVGEDRVVVLPNRRTVRRPVEPEPRPGGGGPVGAVEGAVDSVMVSEADRAAERAAAARRLTGYDVTDPDAPAEAWAREVRGRVVSARLTDGQVLLVVANDLPRAGDSCRVRPLADVTVPCTDVRHPTEPVPTDVTYSVLSIDAASGELTQRTTFVGSRESTVYVSPDAVYATYTTSERRAALRTEYLLESDVVPERVKERLRTVQGYDLSPRAEEEEVEATVRGWIGTLAPSERRDVDEQLREGYREYLREHRRDATTTHVARFPVDDLEDATTGSVPGIVLNQFSFDVHEGHLRVATTVGERLPGVESANDVYTLDATSLEREGSVTGMSEGQRVYGVRFVGDRGYVVTFRQVDPLHVLDLSDPANPTEEGFVKLPGYSSYLHPLGDGRVMGIGEEDGRVKAVVFDVSDPADPSVAESRVLDARWSAVSRTHHAFTYDARHGVAFLPTPDGGYVLSTDDLSTEKRVDIEAPRRARYVGDHLFVFGATEAAVLDETDWSRVTTVDLTATPVPPEPTPTATPTAVPTPDPPTGTPSETPTRTATGTGTATATPPTATASPTPTPTPTRTRTARPAGTPTPSPTTSS is encoded by the coding sequence ATGATCCCACGAACCGTCGCCCTCGTCGTGCTCGTGCTGGTGGCCTCGGTCACCGGTGCCGTCACGCTGGCCGACCAGAACACGGTCGAGACGCCGGAGGACGACCGCGACCCCAGCTCGGACACACCGACGACCACCCCCGCCCCGTCGGTCGACCGGGCCCCGGAGCCGTCGGGTGAGGTGCTGGGGCTGACGACCGCCGACTCCGACGAGGCGTTCCGGGCGTACCTCGACCGCGCCCAGCGCGTGGCGGGCGGCTACGACCGGGTCACGTTCGACCGCGGGGCGCCGACCCGGATGACCGCGACACCGATGGAGACAGCGTCGGCCGGCGCGTCGGTATCTCTGGGGGCACAGGCGGCCAGTGCCGACGGCGGTGACGCAGCCGGGGGTGCCGGCGGCGGAGCCCCGTCGCGCCGTGTCGGCGGGACCAACGTCCAGGTCGTCGGCGTCGACGAGCCGGACGTGGTGAAGACGGTCGGCGACCGGTTCTACGTCCAGCGGCTCGGTCGGGAGGTCGGCACGGGTGGGACGAGCGTCGTGGCCGCGACGCCGCCGGCCGAGGCCCGCGTGACCGCGGCGCTCGACCGGAGCGGACGGATGCTCGTCGGCGAGGACCGCGTCGTCGTGCTGCCGAACCGGCGGACCGTGCGGCGCCCGGTCGAGCCGGAGCCCCGTCCTGGCGGTGGTGGGCCGGTCGGCGCCGTCGAGGGCGCCGTCGACTCCGTGATGGTCAGCGAGGCGGACCGCGCCGCCGAGCGGGCGGCCGCCGCGCGCCGGCTCACCGGGTACGACGTGACCGACCCCGACGCGCCGGCCGAGGCCTGGGCGCGCGAGGTCCGGGGACGTGTGGTCTCGGCCCGGCTGACCGATGGCCAGGTGCTGCTGGTCGTCGCCAACGACCTCCCGCGAGCGGGCGACTCCTGCCGCGTCCGACCGCTGGCCGACGTGACGGTGCCGTGTACCGACGTGCGGCACCCGACGGAGCCGGTCCCGACGGACGTGACCTACAGCGTCCTGTCCATCGACGCCGCGAGCGGTGAGCTCACCCAGCGGACGACGTTCGTCGGGAGCCGCGAGTCGACGGTCTACGTCTCGCCGGACGCCGTCTACGCCACCTACACGACGAGCGAGCGGCGTGCGGCGCTGCGGACCGAGTACCTCCTCGAGAGCGATGTCGTCCCCGAGCGCGTGAAGGAGCGGCTCCGCACCGTGCAGGGCTACGACCTCTCCCCGCGCGCCGAGGAGGAGGAGGTCGAGGCGACGGTCCGGGGGTGGATCGGGACGCTCGCGCCCTCGGAGCGCAGGGATGTCGACGAGCAGCTCCGCGAGGGCTACCGTGAGTACCTCCGCGAGCACCGGCGCGACGCGACGACCACCCACGTCGCGCGGTTCCCCGTCGACGACCTCGAGGACGCCACGACCGGGAGCGTCCCGGGTATCGTCCTCAACCAGTTCTCCTTCGACGTCCACGAGGGCCACCTCCGCGTGGCGACGACCGTCGGCGAGCGGCTCCCGGGCGTCGAGAGCGCCAACGACGTGTACACGCTCGACGCGACCAGCCTCGAACGCGAGGGCAGCGTCACCGGGATGAGCGAGGGCCAGCGCGTCTACGGCGTCCGGTTCGTCGGCGACCGCGGCTACGTCGTCACCTTCCGCCAGGTCGACCCGCTCCACGTGCTGGACCTCTCGGACCCGGCGAACCCGACCGAGGAGGGCTTCGTGAAGCTGCCGGGCTACTCCTCGTACCTCCACCCGCTCGGCGACGGCCGCGTGATGGGAATCGGCGAGGAGGACGGCCGCGTCAAGGCCGTCGTCTTCGACGTGAGCGACCCGGCCGACCCCAGCGTCGCGGAGTCACGGGTGCTCGACGCGCGCTGGTCGGCGGTCTCGCGGACCCACCACGCGTTCACCTACGACGCCCGTCACGGCGTCGCCTTCCTCCCGACACCCGACGGCGGCTACGTGCTCTCCACCGACGACCTCTCGACCGAGAAGCGGGTCGATATCGAGGCGCCGCGCCGCGCGCGCTACGTCGGCGACCACCTGTTCGTCTTCGGCGCGACCGAGGCGGCCGTCCTCGACGAGACCGACTGGTCGCGCGTGACCACGGTCGACCTGACGGCGACGCCCGTCCCGCCGGAGCCAACGCCGACCGCGACGCCGACCGCCGTCCCGACCCCGGACCCGCCCACGGGGACGCCGAGCGAGACGCCCACCCGGACGGCGACCGGGACGGGAACGGCGACGGCCACGCCGCCGACCGCGACCGCCAGCCCGACACCCACGCCGACACCCACGCGGACGAGGACCGCCCGCCCGGCGGGAACACCGACACCGTCCCCGACCACCTCGTCGTAG
- a CDS encoding DUF7561 family protein yields MAREPCDGCGRAVQIAGGIANLWSFGGDRTEGLTLELADGSEHFLCYGCIERLPDDRDPTAEDVAALAPHEEREERPDSGE; encoded by the coding sequence ATGGCACGAGAGCCGTGTGACGGCTGCGGTCGCGCCGTCCAGATCGCCGGCGGCATCGCCAACCTCTGGTCGTTCGGCGGCGACCGGACGGAGGGACTGACGCTGGAGCTGGCCGACGGCTCGGAGCACTTCCTCTGCTACGGCTGCATCGAGCGCCTCCCCGACGACCGCGACCCGACCGCCGAGGACGTGGCGGCCCTCGCGCCCCACGAGGAGCGCGAGGAGCGGCCGGATAGCGGCGAGTAG
- a CDS encoding helicase C-terminal domain-containing protein, with protein sequence MDPARIESEFPAPSYRGAQETALQRIRAAFEDGNDVVLVRAPTGSGKSLLARAIAGCARRPGEAEPHQPVGAYYTTPQVSQLDDVAGDALLEDLSIIRGKSNYKCILPGESDTPVDEAPCARERGYNCPVEHRCPYFSDRAIASNRSIAAMTLAYFMQTAGSDVFGQRDVVVIDEAHGLAEWAEMYATIELTPGWVPSAVWEATTPPNIENLRDAADYAERLEAACDRRLTELRSKAELDREEVAERDRLTDLIRELGWFVEDLRDTDSTTTWVVDQPDGAGTAATIKPMDPARYLHHTVWDRGTRFALLSATILDKDAFCRGSGLDPANVALVDVPHTFPVENRPLYDTTQGKMTYEHRDETIPKIARLVVRLMQHHPDEKGLVHAHSYAIAERLREHLEGFGVGARVRGHDSDNRDAALSGWKRSSGADVFVSVKMEEALDLNGDLCRWQVLCKAPYPNTRDSRVARRLEDGQWGWYYRTALRTVIQACGRVVRAPDDYGATYLADTSLLDLFERARHDMPDWFAEQVDLMSTPDLPAFEPRAAVGDGSGGSRGGTGGSSRSRRTGSGGSGGRSGRSSAGSRDPSDHPLSDVWGE encoded by the coding sequence GTGGACCCCGCCCGCATCGAATCGGAGTTCCCGGCCCCCTCCTACCGAGGGGCCCAGGAGACCGCCCTCCAGCGGATCCGGGCGGCCTTCGAGGACGGGAACGACGTGGTGCTGGTGCGCGCGCCGACGGGGAGCGGCAAGTCCCTCCTCGCGCGGGCCATCGCCGGTTGCGCCCGGCGGCCGGGCGAGGCCGAACCCCACCAGCCCGTCGGGGCGTACTACACGACGCCGCAGGTCTCGCAACTGGACGACGTGGCCGGCGACGCCCTGCTGGAGGACCTGAGCATCATCCGCGGGAAGTCGAACTACAAATGCATCCTCCCCGGGGAGTCCGACACGCCCGTCGACGAGGCGCCGTGTGCCCGCGAGCGCGGCTACAACTGTCCCGTCGAGCACCGCTGCCCGTACTTCTCGGACCGGGCCATCGCCTCGAACCGCTCCATCGCCGCGATGACGCTGGCGTACTTCATGCAGACCGCGGGAAGCGACGTGTTCGGCCAGCGTGACGTGGTGGTCATCGACGAGGCCCACGGCCTCGCGGAGTGGGCGGAGATGTACGCCACCATCGAGTTGACGCCGGGGTGGGTGCCGTCGGCGGTGTGGGAGGCGACGACACCGCCGAACATCGAGAACCTCCGCGACGCGGCCGACTACGCCGAGCGCCTGGAGGCGGCGTGCGACCGCCGGCTGACCGAGCTCCGGTCGAAGGCCGAACTCGACCGCGAGGAGGTCGCCGAGCGCGACCGCCTCACCGACCTCATCCGCGAACTGGGCTGGTTCGTCGAGGACCTCCGCGACACCGACTCGACGACGACGTGGGTCGTCGACCAGCCCGACGGCGCCGGCACCGCGGCCACCATCAAGCCGATGGACCCCGCGCGGTACCTCCACCACACCGTCTGGGACCGCGGGACGAGGTTCGCGCTGCTGTCGGCGACCATCCTCGACAAGGACGCGTTCTGTCGGGGGTCCGGGCTGGACCCCGCGAACGTCGCCCTGGTGGACGTGCCCCACACCTTCCCGGTCGAGAACCGGCCGCTGTACGACACGACCCAGGGGAAGATGACCTACGAGCACCGCGACGAGACCATCCCGAAGATCGCCCGGCTCGTCGTTCGACTGATGCAGCACCACCCCGACGAGAAGGGCCTCGTCCACGCGCACTCCTACGCCATCGCCGAGCGCCTGCGCGAGCACCTCGAGGGCTTCGGCGTCGGCGCCCGCGTCCGCGGGCACGACTCGGACAATCGGGACGCCGCCCTCTCGGGCTGGAAGCGCTCCTCGGGTGCCGACGTGTTCGTCTCGGTCAAGATGGAGGAGGCGCTCGACCTGAACGGCGATCTCTGCCGGTGGCAGGTCCTCTGCAAGGCGCCGTACCCGAACACGCGGGACTCGCGGGTCGCCCGTCGCCTGGAGGACGGCCAGTGGGGCTGGTACTACCGCACCGCCCTCCGGACCGTCATCCAGGCGTGCGGGCGCGTCGTGCGCGCACCGGACGACTACGGGGCCACCTACCTCGCCGACACCTCGCTGCTGGACCTGTTCGAGCGGGCGCGCCACGACATGCCCGACTGGTTCGCCGAACAGGTCGACCTGATGTCGACACCCGACCTGCCGGCGTTCGAGCCGCGGGCGGCCGTCGGCGACGGGAGCGGCGGCTCGCGTGGCGGAACCGGCGGCAGTTCACGGAGCCGCCGGACGGGGAGCGGCGGGTCCGGCGGGCGGTCCGGCCGCTCGAGTGCCGGCTCGCGTGACCCCTCTGACCACCCGCTCTCGGACGTGTGGGGAGAGTGA
- a CDS encoding Hvo_1808 family surface protein, which translates to MRTLPALLVVALVVLAGCSTGFTGSPLGDDAAPEPTAEPTPTPTDAGDAGPDDSTAGPDDSTDEPTATPGAAAFDFADPATDRLGWEDGYWYNESVAYNATDGLNATERQALVARSMARVEHLRQLEFRETVPVRIINRSTYREQYAGGGANYTAEFRTFDNAKFEAMFLIGEDRDSLNVQNSNRGSNVLGFYSPRNDSIVVVSESTPPKLRDELTLGHELTHALQDQVYNLTNYTRPTREVYNAYNGLFEGDSHYTEQLYRQRCNGEWSCLSLPSEGAGGGGGGDIHFGVYFLNFFPYSDGPPFVRYHRDAGGWDRVNAMYDDPPASSEQVIYPAKYGEDQPTNVSLQDRNGGVWERVRPAPPREGQRRPAYASLGQSAMSAMFAYTLTDPYNRSVVDGTREFINREGGRVDRQDPFNYDLRWTSGWDGDRMHVYRNATAAAETNGSTNATAYVWKSVWDSPEEAREFARGYRLLLEHWKGQRVSGDRVEYVYEVDRLPFEDAFRVRVDGDTVVITNAPTVDALDAVRPDRPATGGVTADGSEGTTSGGSGETAATMGAA; encoded by the coding sequence ATGCGAACGCTGCCCGCCCTGCTGGTCGTCGCCCTGGTCGTCCTCGCGGGTTGCTCGACCGGGTTCACCGGGAGCCCACTCGGCGACGACGCGGCGCCCGAGCCGACCGCGGAGCCGACACCGACGCCCACCGACGCTGGGGACGCCGGGCCGGACGACTCGACCGCCGGGCCGGACGACTCGACTGACGAGCCGACGGCGACGCCCGGTGCCGCCGCCTTCGACTTCGCCGACCCCGCGACGGACCGGCTCGGCTGGGAGGACGGCTACTGGTACAACGAGTCCGTCGCGTACAACGCCACGGACGGGCTGAACGCGACCGAGCGGCAGGCCCTCGTCGCGCGGTCGATGGCCCGGGTCGAACACCTCCGCCAGCTGGAGTTCCGCGAGACGGTCCCCGTCCGGATCATCAACCGCTCGACCTACCGCGAGCAGTACGCGGGCGGCGGGGCCAACTACACTGCCGAGTTCCGCACCTTCGACAACGCGAAGTTCGAGGCGATGTTCCTCATCGGCGAGGACCGGGACTCGCTGAACGTCCAGAACTCGAACCGGGGCTCGAACGTGCTGGGCTTCTACTCGCCGCGCAACGACTCCATCGTCGTCGTCTCGGAGTCGACGCCGCCGAAGCTCCGCGACGAACTCACGCTGGGGCACGAACTCACCCACGCGCTCCAGGACCAGGTGTACAACCTGACCAACTACACCCGGCCCACGCGGGAGGTGTACAACGCCTACAACGGCCTGTTCGAGGGCGATTCCCACTACACCGAGCAGCTCTACCGCCAGCGCTGTAACGGGGAGTGGAGTTGCCTCTCGCTGCCGAGCGAGGGAGCCGGCGGGGGCGGCGGTGGCGACATCCACTTCGGAGTCTACTTCCTCAACTTCTTCCCGTACAGCGACGGCCCGCCGTTCGTCAGGTACCACCGCGACGCGGGCGGGTGGGACCGGGTGAACGCGATGTACGACGATCCGCCCGCATCCTCCGAGCAGGTCATCTACCCCGCGAAGTACGGCGAGGACCAGCCGACGAACGTCTCGCTGCAGGACCGGAACGGCGGCGTCTGGGAGCGCGTGCGGCCGGCGCCGCCTCGCGAGGGCCAGCGCCGCCCGGCCTACGCGAGCCTCGGGCAGTCGGCCATGAGCGCGATGTTCGCGTACACCCTCACCGACCCGTACAACCGGTCGGTCGTCGACGGGACCCGCGAGTTCATCAACCGTGAGGGTGGTCGGGTCGACCGGCAGGACCCGTTCAACTACGACCTCCGCTGGACGAGCGGCTGGGACGGCGACCGGATGCACGTCTACCGGAACGCCACCGCCGCGGCCGAGACGAACGGCAGCACCAACGCGACGGCGTACGTCTGGAAGTCCGTCTGGGACTCCCCCGAGGAGGCCCGCGAGTTCGCCCGGGGCTACCGCCTGCTGCTCGAACACTGGAAGGGCCAGCGGGTCTCCGGCGACCGCGTCGAGTACGTCTACGAGGTCGACCGGCTCCCCTTCGAGGACGCGTTCCGGGTGCGCGTCGACGGTGACACGGTCGTCATCACGAACGCGCCGACCGTCGACGCGCTGGACGCGGTTCGACCCGACCGCCCGGCCACGGGTGGCGTGACCGCCGATGGCTCCGAGGGGACCACCAGCGGCGGCTCGGGCGAGACTGCGGCGACGATGGGGGCAGCGTGA